Part of the Erwinia amylovora genome is shown below.
GGTCAACGCCCTGGAACTTGTTAAACGGCAGTACCACTTCTTTAACCGAGTAATACGGTGGAATGATCTCTCTGGTCACGCCCTGCGCGGCCAGCGTTTTACCCGCCATCACGCGTGCGGCCACCTTCGCCAGCGGCATACCGGTCGCTTTGGAGACGAACGGTACGGTACGGGCGGCGCGTGGGTTGACCTCAATCAGGTAAACTTCATTATCCTTGACCGCAAACTGCACGTTCATCAGGCCACGCACGCCCAGCTCAAACGCCAGCTTTTCCACCTGCTGACGCATCACGTCCTGGATTTCTGCGCTCAGCGTATAAGCGGGCAATGAACAGGCCGAGTCACCGGAGTGCACGCCAGCCTGCTCGATATGTTCCATAATGCCGCCAATCAGCACCTGTTCGCCATCGCAGATGGCATCAACGTCGACTTCAACCGCATCGTCAAGGAAGCGATCCAGCAGCACCGGCGCATCGTTGGATACCGATACGGCGGTGTTGAAGTAGCGCTTCAGGTCGGTTTCGTCATAGACGATTTCCATTGCGCGGCCGCCCAGCACGTACGAAGGGCGCACCACCAGCGGGTAGCCAATAATCGCGGCTTTCTCTACGGCCATATCGATGGCGGTCACGGTAGCGTTTGCCGGCTGCTTCAGGCCGAGGCGCTCAACCGCCTGCTGGAAACGTTCGCGGTCTTCAGCGCGGTCAATCGCATCCGGGCTGGTGCCGATCACCGGCACGCCTGCCGCTTCCAGCGCGCGCGCCAGCTTGAGCGGAGTCTGACCGCCGTACTGCACAATCACCCCTTTCGGCTGCTCAATGCGCACGATTTCCAGCACGTCTTCCAGCGTGACCGGCTCAAAGTACAGGCGGTCGGAGGTGTCGTAGTCGGTGGAAACGGTTTCCGGGTTGCAGTTGACCATAATGGTTTCGAAACCGTCTTCGCGCAGCGCCAGTGAGGCATGCACGCAGCAATAGTCAAACTCGATGCCCTGGCCGATACGGTTCGGCCCACCGCCCAGCACCATGATTTTGTCACGGTCCTGATTTGGATGAGCCTCGCACTCTTCTTCATACGTCGAGTACATGTAGGCGGTATCGGTGGAGAACTCCGCCGCACAGGTATCCACGCGCTTATAGACCGGGTGCAGGTTGTGCTGTTCGCGCAGCTGACGGATTTCACTTTCAGGTACGCCGGCCAGCACCGACAGGCGCGCATCGGCAAAGCCTTTGCGCTTCAACGTGCGCAGAAAATCGTAAGTAAGCGCGCTAACGCCCTGTTGCGCCAGCTGCTGCTCCAGCTGCACCAGCTCTTCAATCTGTACCAGGAACCAGCGATCGACGTTGGTCAGGGCAAAAACATCTTCCACCGTCAGTCCGGCGCGGAAGGCATCGGCGATATACCAGATACGGTCAGAACCGGCATCCTTCAGCTCATGACGGATGGTGGCCAGCGCCTCAGGATCGTTCAGGTCGACTTTCGGGTCAAAGCCGTGCGCGCCGACTTCCAGGCCGCGCAGCGCTTTCTGCATTGACTCCTGCAGGGTACGGCCAATCGCCATCACTTCCCCCACGGATTTCATCTGCGTGGTCAGACGGTCGTTAGTCCCGGCAAATTTCTCAAAGTTAAAGCGAGGGATTTTGGTGACAACATAGTCGATGGACGGCTCAAACGAGGCCGGGGTCAGGCCGCCGGTGATATCGTTCAGCAGCTCATCCAGCGTATAGCCCACCGCCAATTTGGCGGCAATTTTGGCAATCGGGAAGCCGGTGGCTTTTGAAGCCAGCGCCGAGGAGCGCGAGACGCGCGGGTTCATTTCAATGATGATCAACCGGCCATTTTCCGGGTTGACCGAGAACTGAACGTTAGAGCCGCCGGTTTCCACGCCGATTTCACGCAGCACCGCCATCGAGGCGTTACGCATGATTTGATACTCTTTATCGGTCAGAGTTTGTGCCGGCGCAACGGTAATTGAGTCACCGGTGTGGATGCCCATCGCATCGAAGTTTTCAATGGAGCAGACGATAATGCAGTTGTCGTTTTTATCACGCACCACTTCCATTTCGTACTCTTTCCAGCCAATCAGCGACTCATCGATCAGCAGCTCATTGGTCGGCGACAGGTCAAGACCGCGCTCGCAGATCTCCTCGAACTCTTCACGGTTATAGGCAATGCCGCCGCCGGTGCCGCCCATGGTAAAGGAGGGACGAATAATACACGGGAAGCCAACATCCGCGGCCACCGCCAGCGCCTCTTCCATGGTATGCGCAATGCCGGAACGCGCGGTGTCGAGACCGATTTTCTTCATTGCTTTATCGAAGCGCTGACGATCTTCCGCTTTATCAATGGCATCGGCGGTAGCGCCGATCATGGTGACGCCGAATTCAGCCAGCACGCCCTGGCGTTCCAGCTCCAGCGCACAGTTGAGCGCGGTTTGACCGCCCATCGTCGGCAGTACCGCATCCGGGCGCTCTTTTTCTATGATTTTGCGCACCACTTCCCAGTGGATCGGCTCGATGTAGGTGGCATCGGCCATTTCCGGGTCGGTCATAATGGTTGCCGGGTTGGAGTTGACCAGGATGACGCGGTAACCCTCTTCGCGCAGCGCCTTACACGCCTGCGCACCCGAGTAGTCAAATTCACAGGCCTGGCCAATAACAATCGGGCCAGCACCAAGGATCAGGATACTTTTTATGTCTGTACGTTTTGGCATTTCTTCGCTCCTGATTATTTGGCAGTCGAACGGTAAGCGTCAATCAGTTCGATAAAGTGATCGAACAACGGGGCAGCATCATGCGGGCCAGGACTTGCTTCCGGATGGCCCTGGAAGCTGAATGCCGCTTTATCGGTGCGGTGAATGCCCTGTACCGTGTGGTCAAACAGTGAGGTATGGGTGACGCGCAGATTGGCCGGAAGATTGCTGTCATCAACGGCAAAACCGTGATTCTGCGCGGTGATCATGACCGTATTATTATCATGGTCTTTAACCGGATGGTTACCGCCGTGGTGGCCGAGTTTCATTTTCACCGTCTTAGCCCCACTGGCCAGCGCCAGTAGCTGATGACCGAGGCAAATGCCAAACAGTGGAATATTCGTTTCCAGCAGGCGGTTAATCGCGGTGATCGCGTAGTCGCACGGCTCCGGGTCACCCGGGCCGTTAGAGAGGAACACGCCGTCCGGATTGAGCTTCAGCACCTCTTCTGCGCTGGTTTGTGCCGGAACCACCGTCAGGCGGCAGCCGCGATCGACCAGCATACGCAGGATATTACGCTTCACGCCATAGTCGTAAGCCACCACATGGTACGGCAGCTCACCTTCTGCTTTCGCCGTTGGCAGCGCCGTTTCCAGCGTCCAGCTGCCCTGAAGCCATGTATAGGCATCCGGGGTGGTCACTTCTTTCGCCAGGTCCATGCCTTTCAGGCCAGGAAACGTGCGCGCTTTTTCCAGAGCGGCGGCGGCATCCGGCGCCTCTCCGGCAATAATACAGCCGTTTTGTGCCCCCTTTTCGCGCAGCAGACGGGTCAGTTTGCGCGTATCGATATCGGCAATAGCGACAATGTTGTGGCGGGTCAGATATTCCGACAGCCCTTCTTCATTGCGGTAGTTGCTGGCAATCAGCGGTAAATCGCGGATAACCAACCCTGCTGCATGAACCTGAGTCGATTCTTCATCTGCGGAGTTGGTGCCGACATTGCCGATATGGGGGTAAGTAAGAGTGACGATTTGGCGGGAATAGGAAGGATCAGTGAGGATTTCCTGATAACCGGTCATTGAAGTGTTGAAAACAACTTCTCCCACTGCCGATCCGGTTGCCCCTATGGCCCGACCGTGGAATTGGGTTCCGTCTTCCAGAACCAAAAGCGCTGACTTAATCAAAACATCCTCCGGGGAATAAACAGTCATAATATCTGCATATTAATTCAGGAACCTGGCCAAAATCAATGTCAAAACTGCCTGACTGCTCAGTTTTTGGCAAATTGCGCGCATTCTAATGATCGCCCCTGATAATGTCTACCCTGCAAGGCCGTTTTTCACCTTTTTTTAGCTCATTGAAGTAAAAATCGGAAGATTAACTCTGAAAACATAACATATCCGGCTGATAAAATCGGTTGTCTGCAATCTTTTACGGAATGTCGGCGCGCGTGGGCCAGAAAGTGGACCAAATGGTCAGAAATAGCGTTTTTACAGGCTCAGTAACTGACTAAATTATCACTTATACAAGCCTTGTGTTGATAAAGGCAACAAAGCATTATTTTAACAAGATAAAAAAAGGGCAATATCTATATCACCCTTTAAATCATAAACCTAAACGGAAAGACAGCCTGTTAAAAACTGTGCCATGCAACTATAAGCCATGCAAATTTAGCACATCTCTCATACCATAAAGACCTGCTTTATTAGCACCAAGCCATTTTGCCGCACGAACAGCGCCTTTGGCAAAGGTCATACGATCTGATGCCTTGTGGGTGATTTCGACACGTTCGCCAATATCTGCAAACATCGCCGTGTGCTCGCCGACAATATCACCGGCACGAACGGTGGCGAAGCCAATGGTCTGCGCTTCGCGCTCTCCGGTGAAGCCTTCACGGGCGTACACCGCATGCTGGTTCAGGTCCCAGTTCATCGCGTCGGCAATGGCTTCCCCCATTGCCAGCGCGGTTCCGGATGGCGCATCCACTTTATGTCGATGATGCGCTTCGATGATTTCGATATCCGCATATTCGCCCATCACTTTGGCCGCTTTTTCCACCAGCTTGAGCACCAGGTTCACCCCAACGCTGAAGTTGGCGGCAAAGACGATAGCAATTTCTTGCGCTGCTGCCTCGATGGCGGCTTTGCCGGCGTCGTCAAAACCGGTGGTGCCGATCACCATCGTTTTTTGATGCTGGCGGCAAAACGCCAGATAGTGCAGCGTGGCTTGCGGACGCGTGAAATCGATAAGCACGTCGAAGTCATTGGCCACCGCTTCAAGGTTATCGGTGATGGTAATCCCCAATGCGCCACAGCCAGCCAGCTCTCCGGCATCGCTTCCAACCAGTGATGAACCGCTGCGTACCAGTGCAGCCCCCAAACGCGCCCCTTCAGCCTGCTCAGTTGCCTGTATCAGCTGACGTCCCATACGCCCTGCTGCTCCTACAATGGCGATACGGATTTCTGCATTACTCATAATTATTCATTCCTGACTGATATCTGTGCCTGTACAACGCTTACAGGTTAATCATGCGTTAACCCCTGCGCCACCATTAACCACCTGTTATTAGGATTTTACGCCAGAGCGCGATGATTATCAGTAAAACAGATTTTTCGAGATGAGGAAAAAGGGAAAGCCAGAGAGGGTAAACAGGCAGCAACGCAATCGGTATATGATGAAAGTCATTGCGCGATGCAGGCAAAAAAGCGGGGCGCTATTTTCGCGCCCCGGAGAAATTAGTCCAGCTGCCGAACCGCTACTCGCAGCTCTTTCGGCACTTCGAAAATAATGTTTTCTTCCCGCCCGACCAGCTCAACGGCATCCTCGCCACCCAGTTCATTCAGCCGCTGTATCACCTGCTGAACCAGAATATCCGGCGCGGACGCTCCGGCTGTGACGCCAACGCAGCTCACCCCTTCCACCCACGCTTCCTGAATATCCTCCGCGGAATCAATCAGCCGCGCCGGCTTGCCTGCTCGCTGAGCCAGCTCCGCCAGGCGGTTGGAGTTGGAGGAGTTTTTAGAACCGACGACCAATACCACATCGGCCTCACGCGCGAGGTTGCGTACCGCCTCCTGACGATTTGTGGTGGCATAGCAAATATCATCCTTGCGCGGCCCGACAATCTTAGGGAAACGAGCGCGCAAGGCGTCGATCACATCACTGGTATCATCAACCGACAGTGTGGTTTGCGTCATAAAGCACAGGTTATCTTCGCTCTTCACCTGAAGCTTTAACACATCTTCCGGCTTTTCAACCAGATACATGCCGCCAAGCGGGTTATTATATTGCCCCATGGTGCCTTCGACTTCCGGGTGACCGGCATGACCAATCAGCACTGCCTCGGTGCCCCTGCGGCTGGCACGCGCCACCTCCATATGCACCTTGGTGACCAGCGGACAGGTCGCGTCAAACAGCATCGTCAACTTACGCGCTTTGGCTTCAGCTCGCACCGCCTGTGAAACGCCGTGAGCGGAGAAAATCAGAATTGATTCATCCGGTACTTCTTCGATCTCTTCGATAAAGATTGCACCGCGTTCACGCAAGCTGTTGACCACGTAACGATTATGTACCACTTCATGACGCACGTAGATCGGGGCGCCATACATCTCCAGCGCACGCTCGACGATGCTGATAGCGCGATCAACGCCCGCACAGAAGCCACGCGGGTTAGCCAACAGGATCTGCATTGCTCTTCTCCAGTAACGGATCGATTTCCAGCACTTCGATGTCGAAGTGAATAGTTTGTCCGGCAAGCGGATGGTTGAAATCGACGGTGATGGAATCGCCGGAGATTTCACGGATCACCCCCGGCATTTCGTTGCCGTCCATGCCGCTGAACAGCATGATGGCACCAATTTCTGGCTCTCCGGCATCAACAAAGTCGCGACGCGAAAAATACTGGATCAGATCCGGGCTGATACTGCCAAACGCGTCTTGTGCATCCAGCGCGAACGCCGCCTTACCGCCAACGGCAAGCCCGACCAGATGGCTTTCAAGCCGGTGCGACAGGCTCCCGTCGCCCAGACGAAACAGGGCCGGCTTACCATTATTACGCGTGGATTCCGCCGTAGAACCGTCCGCCAGTTTTAGCGTGAAATGCACCAGCACCGCGCTGCTACTTTGTACTGAATCAGTCATGCACTACCCTTTATGCTCAGACTGCTTACTGGCCGGGCTGATAAACCCTTCCAGTACGATCAATGCAGCACCAATACAGATGCCGCAGTCGGCAATATTGAATGTCGCAAAGTGCCAGTCACCGACATAAAAGTCGATGAAGTCGACGACGAAGCCATGATATGCCCGATCGAACAGGTTACCCAGCGCGCCGCCAACAATCAGCGCATAGGCGATGTTGTTCAGCCTGTTGCTGGCTTTACTGCGATACATCATCACCAGCAGCACCACAACAATAGCGATGGCAATGCCGGCAAAGAACCAGCGCTGCCAGCCACCTTTATCGGCAAGGAAACTGAACGCCGCGCCGTAGTTGTGAGCGTAAAAGAAGTTGAAGAACGGCATTACCGACATCGATTCGTGCAGCATCAGATTATTCATAATCCACTGCTTGCTGGCAAAATCAATGCCAATCACCACCAGCACCAGCCACAGCCAGCGCAGTCCGGTTGAAAGAACGGATTTTTTCATCATGCAAACTTACGCTCTTCGCCGCTACCAGCGACGTTAGTGACACAGCGGCCGCACATTTCAGCCTGCCCGGCATTCTGGCCGATATCGCCAGTGTAGTGCCAGCAGCGTGGGCATTTCTCGCCTTCCGCTTTGCTCAAGGCAATTTTCAGACCTTTTACCGTTTCACTCTGCTGGGCATTGTCGGGAGCCTGCGCGTAATCTGCCACTTCGGCCCCCGATGTCAGCAGTACGAAGCGCAGTTCTTCACCCAGGCCGCTCAGTTTATCCGCCAGCCGGGCATCGGCATACAGCGTTACGCTGGCTTCCAGCGAACCGCCCACGTGCTTGTCAGCACGCGCCTGCTCAATCACCTTGTTCACTTCACCGCGCACTTTCAGCAGTTCAGCCCAGTAGGCATCGTTCATCGGCTGGTTATCCGCCAGGCTGAACAGGCCGTCAAACCACTCTTCGGTAAACACATACTGCGCGCGCTTGCCTGGCAGGTAGCCCCAGATTTCATCAGCGGTGAAGGACATGATCGGGGCCATCCAGCGCACCAGCGCTTCGGCGATGTACCACAGCGCAGTCTGACAGCTGCGGCGCGCCAGGCCATCGGCCTTAGCGGTGTACTGGCGGTCTTTGATGATATCCAGGTAGAAAGAACCCATTTCAACCGAGCAGAACTGCATCAGGCGCTGCACGACTTCATGGAAATCATAAGCTTCGTATGAGGCAATGATGTCATTCTGTGCCGCCAGCGCACGGCCGACCGCCCAGCGATCAACCACCACCATCTCTTCGGGCTTGACCTTATCGGTTTCAGGATTGAACCCGGCGAGGTTGGCCAGCAGGAAACGCGCGGTATTACGGATGCGGCGATAACTGTCGGCAGAGCGTTTCAGAATTTCGTCGGAAACGGCAATTTCACCCGAATAGTCGGTCGATGCCACCCACAGGCGCAGAATATCCGCGCCCAGCTTGTTCATCACGTCCTGCGGGCTGACGGTGTTGCCCAGCGATTTTGACATCTTGCGGCCCTGACCATCAACGGTGAAACCGTGCGTCAGTACCTGGCGATAGGGCGCTTTGCCTTTCATCGCGGTCGAAATCATCAAGGATGACATAAACCAGCCACGATGCTGATCGGAACCTTCCAGATACATATCCGGCGCATTGCCGCCAAATTCAGGGCGCGCCTCAACCACTGAATAGCTGGTGGAACCCGAGTCAAACCAGACGTCCAGCGTATCGGGCACTTTCACGTAGTTGTCCGCATCAGCGCCCATCAGCTCGCGGGCATCGAGATCCCACCACGCCTGAATACCGTCCTGCTCTACGCGCACGGCGACTTTTTCCATCAGCTCCAGCGAATCCGGGTGCAGCTGCTCGGTGTCTTTATGCACGAACAGCGCCATCGGCACGCCCCAGGTACGCTGGCGCGAGATGCACCAGTCGGGGCGGCTGGCGACCATCGATTCAATACGCGCCTGGCCCCAGTCCGGGATCCACTGCACGCCTTTAATCTCTTTCAGTGACTGTGCGCGCAACCCCTTCTGATCCATGCTGATAAACCACTGCGGCGTGGCGCGGAAGATAATCGGGGTTTTGTGACGCCAGCAGTGCGGGTAGCTGTGATGCAGTTTTTCAACATGCAGCAGTGCGCCTTTCTCACGCAGCAGCTCGACGATTATATCGTTGGCTTTAAATACGTTTACGCCGTCCAGCGTTGGATAAGTTCCCGGCAAGAAGCTGCCGTCCGGCCCGACGGGATTGGCGGTTTCAATCCCGTACTTCTGACCGATAACATAGTCGTCCGGCCCGTGGCCTGGAGCGGTGTGAACCGCACCGGTACCGGCTTCCAGCGTCACATGCTCTCCAGGAACCACCGGAGAAACCTGGGCAAGAAACGGATGCCGGAAGCCCATCAGCTCCAGCGCCGCACCCTGCACGTTGCCCAACACGGTCCATTGCGGCACGCCAACACGCTTCATCACGCTGTCGACCATATCTTTAGCGAGGATCAGCGCACGCCCCTCAATCTGCACCAGCTGATACTCAAATTCAGGATGCAGGGCGATGGCACGGTTGGCCGGCATGGTCCACGGCGTGGTAGTCCAGATAACCAGTGAAATCGGACCGTCAACGCTGGCAGCGCCAAATTTGGCCTGCACCGCGTCTTTGTCCACGGCATTGAACATCACATCAATGGAAGGGGAGGTTTTATCGTAATACTCCACTTCCGCTTCGGCCAGCGCAGAGCGGCAGTCCATGCACCAGTGTACCGGCTTGGCCCCCTTGTGCAGATGGCCGTTACCGATGATTTTGCCCAGCGCACGAATGATGTTGGCTTCGGTTTTGAAGTCCATCGTCAGGTAAGGACGATCCCAGTCACCCAGCACGCCCAAACGAATAAAGTCCGCTTTCTGGCCTTCTACCTGCCGGGCGGCGTATTCACGGCAGGCGGCACGGAATTCCGCCGCGCTGACCTTCTCACCCGGCTTACCAATGGTTTGCTCGACTTTATGCTCAATCGGCAAACCGTGGCAGTCCCAGCCCGGGACATAAGGCGAGTCATAGCCCGCCAGGCCTTTCGACTTAACGATAATGTCCTTAAGAATCTTGTTAACCGAGTGACCAATATGAATGCTGCCGTTAGCGTAAGGGGGGCCATCGTGCAGAATAAAGGTCTTTTTCCCTTTCTTAGCTTCGCGGATGACGCTGTAGAGCTTGTCATCATACCAGCGTTGCAGCATGCCAGGTTCGCGTTTGGCTAAGTCGCCACGCATTGGGAACCCCGTTTCCGGCAAATTCAGGGTAGATTTATAGTCACTCATCAGATTCTCGGTTCCGTATGTCGGTTCTGTTTAAACTTAGACCGATGTTTGCTGCCCAAAAAAACGTCGGGCTGTCACCACATCGTTAGCAATTTGTTCTTTCAGTGCGTCGAGCGATGTGAAGCGCTGCTCATCGCGTATTTTATCCAGCAATACCACCTCAATATGTCGCCCGTACAGGTCAATGGCGACGTCCAGCAGATGCACTTCCAGCTGCTGACGTAGCCCGGCAACGGTGGGCCTTGTACCAATATTTGCCACGCCGGGCAGCGCGCGCTCGCCCAGCCCCAGCACTTCAACGGCATATACCCCTTTTACCGGAGAAACGGTACGCCTGAGTGGCAGGTTGGCAGTAGGGAAACCCAGAGTACGGCCAAGCGCATCGCCATGCACCACCCGACCGGATATGCTGAACGGACGCCCCAGCAGGGATTGCGCCAGCGGTAAATCATCTTCAGCCAGCGCCTGGCGCACCGCCGTACTGCTGATGCGTTTTCCGCCATCGCAAAAAGTCTGGGTACTGATGACATTAAAGCCATATTCAACGCCAGCTTTCTGTAATAACAGGAAATCGCCCTGGCGACCAGCGCCAAAGCGAAAATCATCGCCCACCGCCAGCAGCTGCACGCGGAGTTTTTTCACCAGCAGGTCAGTTATAAATCGTTGCGCACTGTGCGCGGCAAAATGGCGGTCGAAGCCTATACACAGCACCGCATCAACGCCAGCCTGTTCCAGGTAACGCAGTTTTTCGCGCAGCCTTGTTAGCCGGGCGGGCGCTTTTTCTGCCGCGAACATTTCCAGCGGCTGAGGTTCAAACAGCATGACCACCACCGGCAAATGACGTTGACGCCCTTCTGCGCACAGCTGCGCCAGCAGCGCCTGGTGCCCGCGATGTACACCATCGAAGTTGCCGATAGTCAGTACGCAGCCGCGATGCTGCTCTCTAAGGTTATGTATGCCGCGTATCAACTTCATGGCTGGCTCAAATTTGTGGAAATCGGCGGATTATACCTTGTACAGCCCTGAAGGTTAACCCACGAATAACGGCTTTGATGCTTTCTTCCTGGCATTTGGTTGTGTATGGTGCTGTTCCAGCGCGGGATGATATTTTTCTTGTGATTAAGCTGTATTAGCCGGGCCGAAGCTGATAGAATCTTGCGCCATCGAAACGTAACCAAGTGCCTTAGCTTCACCGGCGCTTATTTGCACAAATCCATTGACAACCGAAGGCGAAAAGGGCATATTCCTCGGCCTTTGAATGTCCTCATAGAACTATTTGGGAGTTGGACCTTGGCTAATATCAAATCAGCTAAGAAACGCGCCGTAACGTCTGAGAAGCGTCGTAAGCATAACGCTAGCCGTCGTTCAATGATGCGTACTTTTATTAAGAAAGTTTACGCGGCTATCGCTACCGGCGATAAAGCGGCTGCGCAGAATGCATTTAACGAAATGCAACCACTTGTGGATCGCCAGGCTGCTAAAGGCCTGATCCACAAAAACAAAGCTGCACGCCATAAAGCAAACCTGGCTGCACAGATCGGCAAAATGGCTTAATGCCTGCTTGTTAGTCGAGCTTTGATAAAGAAACCGCCTTCCCGGCGGTTTTTTTATTTGAGTGGAATATGGCCGTTTGCCGCGCGGCGCTGATGCTGCATTAAAAAGCGCCTCAACATGCTCACTTACTGCAGTAAGCTGCGCTTTATTGTTACTTTTTGCCTTGCCTCACCGCACTCTGTACGGTATCAAAAAGCCTGTTACGCCAGCCAGAAGTTGCAAAGCGGGCAACCGTTCAGCTGCGCCTTGCCCTGCCTCCGTCAGCGACTATCTTAGTTTCATCCGCAGCAGCGTATAGCCGACCAGCGCAGAGATAACCGAACCGCTCAGAATGCCGAGTTTAGCCAGCGTCACCAGCGCTTCGTGTGCGCCGTCAAAGGCCAGCGAGGCGATAAATATCGACATGGTAAATCCAATACCGCAGAGCACGCCGACCGCAGCAATATCCAGCAGTCGGGTATTTTCCGGCAGCGCGGCCACTTTTAGCTTTATCGCCAGCCAGCAGCTCAGGGTGACCCCCAGCGGTTTGCCGATGAATAATCCAAGCATAATTCCGATCGGCACCGCCGAAAACAGGCCATCAAAAGAAACGCCGCTCAAAGAAACACCGGCATTAGCGAAAGCAAACAGCGGCAGGATCAGCCAGCTAACCCAGGGGTGAAGACCGTGCGCCAGCTCAACCGCCGGGGAATGCCCTTCCTGCTTCTTAAGGGGAATAAACAGGCCAACAATCACCCCTGCAAGCGTGGCATGTACGCCGGATTTCAGTACCGCCACCCACAGCACCATACCGGCCGCCAGGTAAACCGATGTTTTACGCACGCCGCAGAGATTGAGTACGGCCAGAACCGCAATGGAGGCAGCCGCCACGGCCAGTGAAAGCAGTGACAGATCGCTGGTATAGAAAAAAGCGATAATGACGATGGCACCAAGGTCATCAATCACCGCCAGCGCCATCAGGAACATTTTCAGTGCCGCCGGCACGCGACTGCCGAGCAGGGCCAGGATCCCCAGCGCGAACGCAATATCGGTGGCGGTAGGAATAGCCCAGCCGTTTAGCGCCTGTGCATCATGGTGATTAAATGTGGCATAGATCAGGCCCGGTGCCAGCATACCGCCCAGCGCGGCGATCAGCGGGAACATGGCGCGTTCCCTTCCCTTCAGCGAACCCATTATTAGCTCACGCTTTACTTCCAGCCCGATCAACAGGAAGAACAGCGCCATCAGCGCATCATTAATCCACAAAAGCAGATCTTTATTGATATCCAGCGCGCCAACACGAAACTGGACCGGCAGTGCCAGCAGCGCCTGATAGAGTTGCCGGGTATTGTCGTTATTGGCAAGAAACATGGCGATCGCTGCAGCGATAATCAGTATAACGCCACCGGTGGCGTCATTTTTTACTAGTTTTTTTAGAAACAGGTTCATTACAGGCTCCGCTGAATACCCGGATGATGTTGTCCGGATTACGGATAGAATACGTGTTAAGGCCGTTCAAAAAAAACAGTTTATTTCTTACAAAAATATCGATATTGACGATTTGTTTATATCAGGCAAGGAGAGGCTGAAACAGAATAATGAACCAGCACGCAAGTTAATGCCGCCCGGGGCGCCGTGGAGTATCGCCAGTTTACCCTGTACAAGATCCATGCGCTTCACGCGGGAAACAGATACCTGAAGCGACTTAATGAACCTGAGTCCATCAGGCAAATTGAAGTGAATCAT
Proteins encoded:
- the rpsT gene encoding 30S ribosomal protein S20; the encoded protein is MANIKSAKKRAVTSEKRRKHNASRRSMMRTFIKKVYAAIATGDKAAAQNAFNEMQPLVDRQAAKGLIHKNKAARHKANLAAQIGKMA
- the nhaA gene encoding Na+/H+ antiporter NhaA, with the translated sequence MNLFLKKLVKNDATGGVILIIAAAIAMFLANNDNTRQLYQALLALPVQFRVGALDINKDLLLWINDALMALFFLLIGLEVKRELIMGSLKGRERAMFPLIAALGGMLAPGLIYATFNHHDAQALNGWAIPTATDIAFALGILALLGSRVPAALKMFLMALAVIDDLGAIVIIAFFYTSDLSLLSLAVAAASIAVLAVLNLCGVRKTSVYLAAGMVLWVAVLKSGVHATLAGVIVGLFIPLKKQEGHSPAVELAHGLHPWVSWLILPLFAFANAGVSLSGVSFDGLFSAVPIGIMLGLFIGKPLGVTLSCWLAIKLKVAALPENTRLLDIAAVGVLCGIGFTMSIFIASLAFDGAHEALVTLAKLGILSGSVISALVGYTLLRMKLR
- the ribF gene encoding bifunctional riboflavin kinase/FAD synthetase, whose protein sequence is MKLIRGIHNLREQHRGCVLTIGNFDGVHRGHQALLAQLCAEGRQRHLPVVVMLFEPQPLEMFAAEKAPARLTRLREKLRYLEQAGVDAVLCIGFDRHFAAHSAQRFITDLLVKKLRVQLLAVGDDFRFGAGRQGDFLLLQKAGVEYGFNVISTQTFCDGGKRISSTAVRQALAEDDLPLAQSLLGRPFSISGRVVHGDALGRTLGFPTANLPLRRTVSPVKGVYAVEVLGLGERALPGVANIGTRPTVAGLRQQLEVHLLDVAIDLYGRHIEVVLLDKIRDEQRFTSLDALKEQIANDVVTARRFFGQQTSV